TGTGATCATTACTTCGTCTCTGCAACTATCTACCATCTCTAAAATTTTTGCAGTAATGTTAATTGCCCCTGATAAAACCCAAATATCTGGTTTTTCACTTATACCACTTTTTTCATACAGTGGAACTAATTCATTTAAAATTACATTTTGATTTTGTAGAAAATCATTTTCCATCTTTTGTTTTGTACTTTCTACTCCTGTTGCTGGTGATTTTGCAAAATATTTTGTTGGTCTTGAATCATCTGAGCCAATCCATCCTTTTTCTTCTAGTGTCCCTAAAACTTCATAGATTTTTGAATATGGCACACCTGATTTTTGACTAAGATCAGATGCTGTCATTTCTCCAGACTTTAGTAATGCAGAAAATGTTTTGATTTCATAACTTGTAAGACCAATTTTTTCTAGTGACTTTTTTGTTTTATCTGATATGCTCATCCGATCTAACCGATCAGTTTTGATATTTAAACCCGTCACGACTGTTTACTAAATTCCCCACGGGGGTAAGTGTGAAACAGATTATATACTGTTTTTTTAGAAATCTAAGTACAAGCATGGCACTAATTCAGATTTCCAATCAATCAAGTAAGAATTTGGGTAAAAAATCTACTATCAGATTTACTCAAAGTATCTGTCCTGATTGTAACATGATTTTAGATGCCGAAGTCTTTGAAAGAGATAATCAAGTTTTCATGTCAAAAATTTGTCCAACTCACGGTGAATGTGAGGAATTATACTTTGGTTCTTATGAAATGTACAAAAAATTCAGTACTTACTGGATGGATGGCAAAGGTGCACATTCTCCAAATGTAATGATTGACAAATGTTCTTGTCCAAATAACTGTGGTTTGTGTTCTAATCACTTATCTCACAGTGGATTAGCAAACATGATTGTAACTAACAGATGTGA
This window of the Candidatus Nitrosomarinus catalina genome carries:
- a CDS encoding TrmB family transcriptional regulator, whose protein sequence is MSISDKTKKSLEKIGLTSYEIKTFSALLKSGEMTASDLSQKSGVPYSKIYEVLGTLEEKGWIGSDDSRPTKYFAKSPATGVESTKQKMENDFLQNQNVILNELVPLYEKSGISEKPDIWVLSGAINITAKILEMVDSCRDEVMITLPEAGVELVKQALPKLRALHDKGVKITILTSDKIDKESITAIKRVAEVKIKKGLFGGGIISDKRYVVILLGPEIAGENSSDIIAIWADHIGLAGIARQYFEYLLKDSKKV